In Plasmodium chabaudi chabaudi strain AS genome assembly, chromosome: 9, the sequence tatataaacatttatgcaaatttaaacaaatttttttaaaaatataaagctaattttaattaaagttttgttttatatgcctatgcaaaaaaatgcatattaaaaaatagggTTTTTCACATTGTTTtgtgtaaataataacataaaattCGTAAAAATAAgccaaaaaattaaatagtaaagctatatatattgttaaaaGGTTTTGACAAAATTGTTATGAAATATGTCTGCTGATAAGCAATTTTTAGAGCAAACACAGCAAACTCGCAttgatttttcatttacactaaaaaaatattttaataaaacttAAATTAGGGTAagcaataatatatttgagaCAATCAAATTATGTGCTACTTATAAGATTAGCGACTACTCTATCAACACCTTTCTTAAGaaattcaaatttataaatagcacgtacatcatttttacttatatttacatCGAAATAAATGTTCATATCTTGGTTTAAATTCATATAGTTACCATCCTCTCttattttaacaaaataaccTTTAATATTCATCGatgaattatttacaaGCGCTTTAAGAACATTTTTTGCCTTCTTATGGTACTTTTCATTGGTTAATCCTGTTTCGTATTTTATTAAGTcttgttttaaattttggTCAAATTCATCATATATCAAACCTTTTAAATCTTTAGCTAATGTTTTTACCTCATGATAGTTGCTATGGAAGTCATATTTATGCAAGTGCTGTGAAATTAAagatttaatattatcctttatatatgctataaaatatgctGAACCTTTGATTAATCCTGCCttaccttttttataaaattttgctTTCAAACTTTGAGAAGAATTATTTAGGGACACATCAAAGTCTGTAATAACCCAATGGCAATTTCCACCTtgatattcatattttaaattttttgattcatcacgaaaaatgttattaattatatctaAATATTCAGTATATATTGTTTCACGATGTGTGAATTTCGCAGTTGGGTGTGTTACCGAAACATATCCAATCGGCTTGGGGCTGTTATTGTTTGCATCTTGAAGAGTTGCCGACTTaacatttgaaaaaattactagtatgaaaaatgataatataatattcagcatttttataaataataaaataaacagccctaaaaatatgaattttaatattacacTTATTTAAAGgctatattaaaaaaagtattaatgcatttatttttttttaagaaaaatgtattaaaatttatataaaatatttcaattttaataataaaataaacatataattagaataatttttcctattttaatatcaaTAAAAATCAATCACTTTATTTAGCAACGTCatagttttattattatacattgctagcatatgtataaatatatttataggtattattaatatatagataaataCAGATGTATACAACTttatcgttttttttttacaataattTGGGTAAGATAACTAAACatctattattatatggcatcagaatgaaaaatataaatatatttttcataaattaattttaaaacaacaAAAGGAAACACACCcaacaatatatatgttatatatctattataatttaacgGCCAtacattaatataatataaaaattatgctaCATCAATATTTATGGATTTTTTgtcttatttattttttccttttttcttttcatattattatcctACTCTAAAACTGATACAGACATGCGAAAatcaaacaaaaaattataattcaaAGAATTTGgtaatatgaaatattaaagtTATGGAAAACATTTTgctgatattttttaaagaaaattaaaaatttataaaattatatttatttttttcttatatttttttatgtaataatattccAAGACAgtaatatgtattaatatttttcgttTATACTGTCAATATAAGtaaaaacattttgaaATCATAAACTTTTCCACACCAAGTATATGTGCTATGTGCAACCATATATACTAAATTTGTAcagttataatatatgcctTATTTATACAAACATTTATTCGAATTTAAAAacgtttataaaaaaaatataaaacaaatttgaattaaaatttctttttatgtCTATGCAAAAAAATCTGCATATTACACAAATAGGGGTGTCTCGCCCTGTTATATAgataataacataaaattCGTAAAAATAagccaaaaaaataaatagtaaaactatatatattgtaaaaaagttttttacaatattgTTAAGAAATATAGCTATTGACAAACAGCTTTTTAAAGCAAGCACAACAAACTTGTACtgatttttcatttacactaaaaacattttttaataaaacattaaattttacttgaaaaaatattacaaattGGATAatcattaataaatttgtggcaataaaattatgattttCTTGAAATTTGCGCCATTAATTTAGCAACATTAGGGGTAGGAACTTTTAAATCATGAGTAGCAGTTGTATCATCTCTACCTATACTAATCTTGAAATAAAGACTTTCATTTTGACATAAATCCGTATAGTTTCCATCCtttcttattttaataaaatagcctctaatcataatatttgaattatcCAGAAgcactttaaaaaattctttTGTCTTATTCCGGaacttttctttttccttATCCGGGGACTCTTCATTTGAGGTTTTTCGTTTGAAACATTTTAAGAGATATACTAAGATACATTTAAAATGATTGCGTGGGTTCTCATGTACCAAGCCTCTTAAATCATTACcaaatttatcatatatcaAACCTTTTAAATCAGTCattaatttatcatatatcaAACCTTTTGAATCATTATCgaatttatcatatatcaaaccttttaaatcattagctaatttctttaaattatcatcatAGTTGTTTTCAAAATCATATTTCTTCATGTGTTGTGTAACTAAACATTTAATACTCTCCTTTATATaagatataaaatgaattgTACTGTTTATTATCACTCTAGCTTTattagaaataaatatatcataaaaattccgagtattattatttatgagCATATCAAAGTCTGTAATAACCCAATGATAATTATCGCCTTGATAAGcataatttgtattttctgattcataatttaaaatataatcaatTGTATCTAAATATTCACGATATTCCTTCTCAAActtgtataattttatatttgggTGAGCTACCGAAGCATATGCAATCGGCTGTGGgttgttattatttgcatCTTGAAAAGTTGCAGCCTTaacatttgaaaaaatcactaatatgaaaaatgataatataatatttatcattttcataaataataaaataagcactcctaaaaatacaattttaatatatatacatattaaaggttatattaaaaaattaataataattatttacaattattgtattttataatattgaaaaaagcCTAatgtctttatttttattagaaaaatgtattagaatttatataaacatactTCAATTtgcataataaaataaaaatataattagaataatttatcctactttaatattaataaaaattgattattttatttagcAGATTCGTGGTTGTGATATTAATACAtagatgaaaaaatgaaccTGCATGCAAagttatcattttttgttcgcttttttttattacgaTAATTTGATTAAGCATAactaaatatttattatatgacaTCAGcatgaaaaatgaatttttatttttcgtaaattaattttaaaacaacaCCAAACGGAAAAACGCCAAATAATCTATATGTTATATACCTATTATTATCTAACGGCAATacattaatttaatataaataattatatacattggCATCTATTTGtgacttttttttctgtttctgatattattattctgtTCTGAGACTGATGCAGGCATATCAAAGCtaacaaaaatttataattcaaAGAATTTGGtaatttgaaatattacagttattaaaattattatgccgtttttgttttaaaggaaatttaaatgataaaattatgtttattttatttttatatattttaatatatgttacTGTCTTGggataatattatatattcatatttttcgtCGTATATTGCCAATATAAAGTAAAAGCATTTTGAAAACCCcaaaataagtatatatagtatatcCAACCATATATACTAGGTTTAGGcagttattatatatgaacttatttatataaacaattatatcaattttaaaatgtcttctaaaaaaatacaaaacaaattttaactaaagtttttttatgtctacgtaaaaaattttcatgtTACACAAATAGGGTTTTATCATTCTGTTGTATAGACAATAGCATATTGGTCTTAAAAATTggcaaataaattaaatgacaaaactatatatatcgtaaaaaacttttttacaatattgTTAAGAAATATATCTGTCTATaaccattttttaatgcatatacaaCAAATTCGTatcgattttttatttactgctaaaaatttattttaataaaattttaaaattcgGGAACCATTAATAAATCAATGGCAACAAAATTACGTTTTCTTAAAGTCTTAACAACTTGTTCAACAATTTCAGATTTAGGAAATTCAAAATCATAAGTAGCatttgcattatttttatttatatttatattgaaataaaaactaACATTGTGGGTTAAACACTTATTCTCATTATCCCATATGACTTTAATAAAATGCCCTTTCATCTTCATATCTGAATTTTGTACAATAGCTTCAAAATGTTTCTTTGCCCTCTTTTTGACCTTTGCATCCTTTGGTTCgctttcatattttattaagcCGTGTGTAAACTCGTACTCAAATCTATCATATATCGAAGCCTTTAGATTATTAGCAAAATCCTTTAAATCGTCAGGACAGTTGCTTTcaaaatcatatttatacatgCATCGTGAAATTACATCTTTAAACTTCTTCTTTATATaagctataaaaaatgttgtgCCTGCTTGTATTGCTTCAATTCTATTactagaaaaatattttttcaaatgcCGAGAAGAATTATCTATAGATATATCAAAGTCTGTTATAACCCAATGATAATTGCCGCCTTGAaatgcatattttgttttttccgATTCATTACgaaaaatatcattaatTGCATCTAAATATGgaatatacttttatttacaatttGTGAATGTTACAGTTGGGTGATCTACTGGATTATATCCAATCAATTTTGTACtgttattatttgcatCTTGAAGAGTTGCAGCCTTaacatttgaaaaaattactagcatgaaaaatgataatataatattcatcgttttcataaataataaaataagcactcctaaaagtaataattttaatatatatacatatctaaaggttatattaaaaaattaataataattatttacaattattgtattttataatattgaaaaaagcCTAatgtctttatttttattagaaaaatgtattagaatttatataaacatactTCAATTTGCATAAtcaaataaacatataattaGAATAATTTCTcctattttaatattaataaaaatttatattttatttagcAACTTTGTagttgtattattatatattgctaacatatgcataatacattctatatatatttataagtattattaatatatagataaatactgtatatatgcaaagtTATCGCTTTTTTTACGATAATTTTATTGGGTATAactaaatatgtattatataacaccagaatgaaaaatgaatttatattttttataaattgatTGTAAAACAACATCAAAAGGGGAATGCACACAATAATCTATATGTTATATGGCTATTATCATCTAACGacaataaattaatataaataaatgttaCATCGATATCCATtatgcatttatttatttttttatttccctATTATTATGGTACTTTAAGGTGATGCAGACAggttaaaataaaacaaaaaattgtaattcAAAGAATTTTGTAATAATGAAGTATTATAgttattaaaaacattaCGTTGCCTGCgttttaaagaaaattagAAATTCATAAgattttgttatttattattatatttttttatatataatactatCTAAGacagtaatatatattaatatttttcgttggatattatcaatatcaaataaaaactttttGAAAGCATGCATTTCTACATATagaaatatgtatacatgCTATGTTATGTATAACCATATATACTAGATTTGCACagttataataaatgtacatatttatataagcatttattcgaatttaaaaatgtttataaaaaaatatataaagcaaataaatagtaaaactatatatattgtttaagctttttaaaaaaatatattattaaatataggTGTCTATAagcaattttttaaagcaaACACAAGAGGCATATACtgatttttcatttattcgtaaaaatatattttattaaaacattaaattttacttaaaaaatattataaattagaTAAGCATTAATAAGTTTGTGGAAATCAAATTATGGTTTTCCTGAAATATTAGCAACTAATTTAACAAAGTTAGGGATAggaatttttaaatcatgAGTAACACTTACattcttttcatttatgATGATACGGAAGTAAAGGCTTTTATTTTGACTTAAATGCGCATAGTTTCCATCCTCacttattttaataaaataacctTGAATCTTTATTTCTGAATTATGTACAAGCgtgtaaaaaatttgcTTTGCACTATCACGGAGCCTTTTCTTTTCGGGTTCGTTTTCGTATTTTATTAGGTCTTGTTCAAATTTCGTATCgaatttatcatatataaaattttttaaatcattagataatatatttaaattgtcaTCATAGTTGTTTTcaaaatcatatttatgcatgtttcgtgaaaataaatgtttaatattcgcctttatataatttataaaataaattgtgCCTATTCTTAATACTTCAATTCTATTTTTAGAAATGGATCTGCTCAAATATGGAGAAGAGTTATCTATGTATATATCAAAGTCTGTAATAACCCAATGATATTTGCCACCttcatatgcatattttatatcttcCGGTTGTTCAggtataaatttattaatttcatctaaaaattgaataaagctttcatcaaattttgataatgtTACAAATGGACCAGCTAGCGAAATATATCCAATTGATTGTGATCTGCTATTATTTGCATCTTGAAAAGTTGCAGCTCTaacatttgaaaaaattgctagtatgaaaaatgataatataatattcatcattttcataaataataaaatatgcaatcTTAAAATAcgaatttaatatatatacctatCTAAAGgttgtattaaaaaaattggtaatattatttacaattattttattttattttat encodes:
- a CDS encoding fam-d protein encodes the protein MKMMNIILSFFILAIFSNVRAATFQDANNSRSQSIGYISLAGPFVTLSKFDESFIQFLDEINKFIPEQPEDIKYAYEGGKYHWVITDFDIYIDNSSPYLSRSISKNRIEVLRIGTIYFINYIKANIKHLFSRNMHKYDFENNYDDNLNILSNDLKNFIYDKFDTKFEQDLIKYENEPEKKRLRDSAKQIFYTLVHNSEIKIQGYFIKISEDGNYAHLSQNKSLYFRIIINEKNVSVTHDLKIPIPNFVKLVANISGKP
- a CDS encoding fam-d protein, with translation MKMINIILSFFILVIFSNVKAATFQDANNNNPQPIAYASVAHPNIKLYKFEKEYREYLDTIDYILNYESENTNYAYQGDNYHWVITDFDMLINNNTRNFYDIFISNKARVIINSTIHFISYIKESIKCLVTQHMKKYDFENNYDDNLKKLANDLKGLIYDKFDNDSKGLIYDKLMTDLKGLIYDKFGNDLRGLVHENPRNHFKCILVYLLKCFKRKTSNEESPDKEKEKFRNKTKEFFKVLLDNSNIMIRGYFIKIRKDGNYTDLCQNESLYFKISIGRDDTTATHDLKVPTPNVAKLMAQISRKS
- a CDS encoding fam-d protein; this translates as MLNIILSFFILVIFSNVKSATLQDANNNSPKPIGYVSVTHPTAKFTHRETIYTEYLDIINNIFRDESKNLKYEYQGGNCHWVITDFDVSLNNSSQSLKAKFYKKGKAGLIKGSAYFIAYIKDNIKSLISQHLHKYDFHSNYHEVKTLAKDLKGLIYDEFDQNLKQDLIKYETGLTNEKYHKKAKNVLKALVNNSSMNIKGYFVKIREDGNYMNLNQDMNIYFDVNISKNDVRAIYKFEFLKKGVDRVVANLISST